GTACGCCCGGCAGCACCAGTTCTTGCGAGAGGATTTGCTCGCGATCCAGCCCCACTGCTTCGCCCAATCGTAGCCACGCTTCAATGCCGCCTTCACTGCCCGGCACGCCGTCATGGTCGAGGATCCGTTGCAGCCACTCCCGGCGCACGTCGCGGTCCGGACAGTTGGCGAGGATGGCGGCATCCTTGAGCGGGATGTTCACCTGGTAATAGAAGCGATTGGCGACCCAGCCCTGAATCTGCTCGCGGGTGGCGCGCCCGGCGTACATGGCTTGGTGGAATGGGTGATGGATGTGGTAATAGGCACCCTTGGCGCGCAGGGCTGCTTCGAATTCGGCGGGGGTCATGGGAGTGTCAGTCATTGCGGTTCTCCGGGGAATAACCGATGGGTTCTGCGGTGTTTGGTCGGGCCCTATCGCGGGCAAGCCCGCTCCCACAGGATTTGGGTGATCCCTGTGGGAGCGGGCTTGCCCGCGATAGGGCCTTCAGCTACAACACAATGTCCATGCCGTCAAAAGCCACTTCTATCCCGCGCCGCTCCAGCAAGGCGCGCTCGGCCGAGTCTTCATCGAGGATCGGGTTGGTGTTGTTGATGTGGATCAGCACCTTGCGCTGGCGATTGAAGCCCTCTAGCACGTCGAGCATGCCGCCGGGGCCGCTTTGCGGCAGGTGACCCATTTCGCTGCCCAGGCTCTGGCCGACTTCGCACACGCGCATTTCATCGTCGCGCCACAGCGTACCGTCCAGCATCAGGCAGTCGGCGCGCTGCATCCAGCTCAACACCTCGGCATCGACCTGCCCCAGTCCCGGGGCATAGAAAACCGATGCACCGCTGCGCAGGTCTTCGATGAACAGGCCGATGGTGTCGCCTGGCTGCGGATTGCCGCGATTGGGCGAGTACGGCGGTGCATTGCTGACCAACGGAATCGCGCGAAATTGCAGGTGTGGGCAGGCAGCGATACTGAACGGCTCGCGATCCAGTTCGATGGGTTGCCACTGCAAGCCACCGTTCCAGTGCTTGAGCATGGTGAACAAGGGAAAGCCGCTGCTCAGGTCTTCGTGAACCCGCTCGGTGCACCAGACCGCATGCGGGCAGCCTTCGCGCAGGCTCAACAGCCCGGTGCAATGGTCGATTTGACTGTCCAGCAGAACGACGCCGGCAATCGCCGTGTCTCGCAAGCGTCGGGCCGGTTGCATCGCCGGAAAGCTTTCGAGTTGCGCGCGAATATCCGGGGAAGCATTGCAAAGCACCCACTCCACACCGTCGTCGCTCAGGGCAATGGACGACTGCGTGCGGCGTTGCGCGCGCAGGTTGCCGTTGCGCATAGCGGCGCATTGACGGCAGTTGCAGTTCCATTGCGGAAAACCGCCGCCAGCGGCGGAACCGAGAACGCGGATGTGCATGGGATGCCTCCAGAAGGCAGGCCCGGCCAACGCGACGGCTGACCGGGCGATCAATCAACGGTTGGCGAAATACATCGTCACTTCGAAGCCAATGCGCAGATCGGTAAACGCGGGTTTATTCCACATGGGTCAATCCTCTTCTTGTGCCGGACGATTCCGGTAAAGCCATTAATGCACGGGGGATGAGATGACCGAATGCTACTTTCGAAGGAGGTTGTGGGGTGCGTTGGTAGGGGGTGTTACGCAGATCTTTAGCACCACACAAAACCCTGTGGGAGCGGGCTTGCCCGCGATGAGGCCAGCACATTCAATATTGATGTTGAATGTCAGGTCGCTATCGCGGGCAAGCTCGCTCCCACAGGTTTCAATGGTGTTCTGGCGGGTTAGAAGAACCCCAGCGGATTGATGTCGTAGCTCACCAGCAGGTTTTTGGTCTGTTGGTAATGGTCGAGCATCATCTTGTGGTTCTCACGGCCGACACCGGACTTCTTGTAGCCACCGAACGCGGCGTGGGCCGGGTACAGGTGGTAGCAGTTGGTCCAGACGCGACCGGCCTTGATCGCCCGGCCCATGCGGTAGGCACGGTTGATGTCGCGGGTCCAGAGGCCGGCGCCGAGGCCGAACTCGCTGTCGTTGGCAATAGCCAGGGCTTCGGCTTCGTCCTTGAAGGTGGTGATACCCACCACCGGGCCGAAGATTTCTTCCTGGAACACACGCATTTTGTTGTGGCCCTTGAGCAGGGTCGGCTGGATGTAATAGCCGGTCGACAAATCGCCTTCAAGGCGCTCGGCCGCGCCGCCGGTGAGCAGTTCGGCGCCCTCCTCCTGAGCAATTTTCAGGTACGAGAGGATCTTGTCGTATTGCTGCTCGGACGCCTGGGCGCCGACCATGGTTTCGGTGTCCAGCGGGTTGCCGCGCTTGATCTTGACGATCTTCTTCATCACCTCGGCCATGAACGGCTCGTAGATCGATTCCTGCACCAGCGCCCGGGACGGACAGGTGCAGACTTCGCCCTGGTTGAAGAACGCCAGCACCAGGCCTTCGGCGGCTTTCTCGATGAACTGCGGCTCGGCGTTCATGATGTCTTCGAAGAAAATGTTCGGCGACTTGCCGCCCAGCTCGACGGTGCTTGGAATGATGTTCTCGGCGGCGCAATGCATGATGTGCGCGCCAACCGGGGTTGAGCCGGTGAAGGCGATCTTGGCGATGCGCTTGCTGGTGGCCAGCGCCTCACCGGCTTCGCGACCGAAACCCTGGACGATGTTCAGCACACCGGCCGGCAGCAAGTCGGCGATCAGCTCGGCAAACACCATGATCGACAGCGGCGTTTGTTCGGCGGGTTTGAGCACGATGCAGTTGCCGGCAGCCAGGGCCGGGGCGAGTTTCCAGGCGGCCATCAGCAGCGGAAAGTTCCACGGAATGATCTGCCCGACCACGCCCAATGGTTCGTGGAAATGATAGGCGGTGGTCAGTTCGTTGATCTCGGCGGCGCCACCTTCCTGAGCGCGGATGCAACCGGCGAAATAACGGAAGTGGTCGGCAGCCAAAGGCACGTCGGCGTTGAGGGTTTCGCGCACGGCCTTGCCGTTGTCCCAGGTTTCGGTGACGGCGAGGATTTCCAGGTTCTGTTCGATGCGATCGGCGATTTTCAGCAGCACCAGCGAGCGGTCCTGCGCCGAGGTTTTTCCCCAGGCATCGGCGGCGGCATGGGCGGCGTCGAGGGCTTTTTCGATGTCGGCGGCGCTGGAGCGCGGGAACTCGGCGATCACTTCACCGGTGACCGGTGAGGTGTTGGTGAAGTACTCGCCGTTGATTGGGGCAACGAACTCGCCGCCGATGAAATTGCCGTAGCGCGGTTTGAAGGAAACGACGGCGCCGGGTGTTCCGGGTTGTGCGTAGATCATGGTGGGCCTCTGTCTGGGTCGATGCCTGTCAGGCCAACAGGCGATGAACCGATAGTAGAGAGCCCCGCCTGCCAGACGAATGCGCCGTTGGCAGGGGGATTCTCGTTATTTGGTAGTAGAAGGCGCTGCGGTATCAGCAGGCTTTTGTGGCGAGGGAGCTTGCTCCCGCTCGGCTGCGAAGCAGTCGTAAATCCAAACGACTCGGTTGCGGCCGAGAACGTAGGGGGCTGCTTCGCAGCCCAGCGGGAGCAAGTTCCCTCGCCACAGGTAATTCATCACCACAAAGTTGTGGTCGCCGGGGTTAGTGCTTGGCTACCAGATCTTTAGGCAACTTGAACGTCCAGAGCATGCCGCCCTGGTTGAAGTCCTTGACGCGCTTGGCCACTTCGCCGCCCCACAGCGGTACCGCGCCGCCCCAGCCGGAGAGCACGGAGACGTATTGTTCCCCGTCCATTTCCCAGGTGATGGGCGAGCCGAGTACGCCGGAACCGGTCTGGAATTCCCAGACTTTCTCGCCAGTCTTGGCATTGAATGCCTGCAGGAAACCTTCCGGCGTACCGGTGAACACCAGGTTGCCCTTGGTGGTCAGCACTCCGCCCCACAGCGGCGCGAAGTTCTTGTGGCGCCAGACTTCCTTGCCGGTTTTCGGGTCGATGGCGCGCAGCACGCCGATGTAGTCTTCGTTCAACGGTTTGATGGTGAAACCGGCGCCGAGGAACGCCGCGCCTTTCTTGTAGGCGATGCCTTCGTTCCAGATGTCCATGCCCCACTCGTTGGACGGTACATAGAACAGGCCGGTGTCGCGGTTGTAGGCCATCGGCATCCAGTTTTTCGCCCCGAGGAACGCTGGCGCGACGAACACCGAACTGCCTTTGGCTTCGGAGCCCGGCGCCCCCGGACGACTCGCGTCGTTGTAGATCGGCCGACCGTTTTTATCCAGGCCGCTGGCCCAGGTGATTTTATCCACGAACGGGAAGCCGCGGATGAACTTGCCGTTGGTGCGATCTAGCACGTAGAAGAAACCGTTACGGTCCGCCGTGGCCGCGGCTTTGATTTCTTTGCCGCCTTCGTTGTAGTTGAACGACACCAGCTCGTTCACGCCGTCATAGTCCCAACCGTCGTGGGGCGTGCTCTGGAAGTGCCATTTGATCGTACCGTCATCCGGGTTCAGCGCCAGGCGCGACGACGAGTAAAGGTTGTCGCCAGGACGCAGGTGCGAGTTCCACGGTGCCGGGTTGCCGGTGCCGAACAGCAACAGATTGGTTTCCGGGTCGTAGTAGCCGCCCAGCCAAGGTGCCGCGCCGCCGGTTTTCCATAGATCGCCCGGCCAGGTCTTGCCCGCTTCGCCACCAGAGATGCCGTTTTCTACCGCTTTGCCGTCCTTGTAGACATAGCCCATGTGGCCTTCGACGGTGGGACGAGTCCACAGCAGGTCGCCGTTTTTCGGATCGTAGGCTTCGATTTTGCCCACCACCCCGAACTCGCCACCGGCCACGCCGGTGATCAATTTGCCGTTGATCACCAACGGTGCCGCGCTGATGGAATAGCCTTCCTTGTGGTCGGCGACTTTCTTGCTCCAGACGACTTTACCGGTGTCCTTGTTCAGGGCCACGAGCTTGGCGTCGAGGGTGCCGAAAATCACCAGATCGCCATACAGCGCGACACCACGGTTGATCACGTCGCAGCACGGACGGATGTCATCGGGCAGGCGCGCGTCGTATTGCCAGAGCTTGCGACCGGTGCGCGCATCCACCGCGAACACCCGCGAGTAGGAGCCGGTCATGTACATCACGCCGTCCTTGATCATCGGCTGTGCTTGCTGACCGCGCTGTTTTTCCCCGCCGAACGAAAAGGCCCAGACCGGGCGCAGATCCTTCACGTTGTCGACATTGAGGGTGTCCAGCGGGCTGTAGCGCTGACCCTGGACGCCCAAGCCATTGGTGACGACCTGCTCCGGGTTCTTCGGATCCTGGAGGATGTCTTGATCGGAGACTGCGGCCAATGCCTGGCCAGACAACAGCATGGCACTGAGCAGCATGCTCAAAACGAAGGGTTGGCGACGTGCGGGTTGGGTCATGACGGCTGCCTCTGCGGTTTTTGTTATACCCGGGAAATTTTCCCGGTCTGGTGCAGATTCTTGGGCGCCGCCGCCCTTGCAACAATTGCCCGCAGTGCGGAGATTGCTAGTTCCTTAGTACCGGGTCGGAGGAGATGAGTACCGAACCGTATGCCTGACACCGATCCCTGTGGGAGCGGGCTTGCCCGCGATGACGGCGTCACATTCAACACATTCGTTGACTGACATTCCGCTATCGCGGGCAAGCCCGCTCCCACAGGGGCCGGTGTTGCTCACAAATCTTTGGCGGAATCCACCCGCCTCATCTGCCCCCGTTCGTAACGCGGGTACAAATGACTTACGCTGCGAATCAGCTCATAGCGGCTCAGGCTGATCCCGGCAAAACGGTCGGGAATGGGGCTGCGGATCATCTCGGCCATGTCGCTGCCATTGGCCGCGCCATCGCGCATCAGCTGGTCCAGCCAGGCCAGGTAATCGCACATCTGCTCGAACGGTTTTGTGTCCGTGGCCACCGGTCCATGGCCGGGGACGATCAGCGTCCACGGCAAACCCTGCAGGGTCGCGATATCCGCCAGCCACACCGACAGCCCCGGGCTGTTAGGCGTGGTCAGGGCGCGTTGATAAAACACCAGGTCCCCGGCAAACAGCACGCCGGTTTTCTGGTCGAGAATAGCCAGATCCGCGCCGGTGTGCCCACCCAGACTCAGTAGGCGCAAATCGTGATTCCCAAAACTTTTCACGCCTGGCATCAGCGTCTGCGTCGGCAACACCACCTCGGTGCCGCGCATCCAGTCGCCCACCAGCCGATACATGTTTTCAGCCATGGCATCACCCTGTTGACGCAACAGTTCAGTGGTACCGGCCAAGGCGCCGATCGGCACGTCGGTGAAAGCCTGGTTGCCCAGCACATGATCAGGATGGTGATGGGTCAGCAGCACCTGAATCACCGGTTTATCGGTGGTCGCCGCAATCGCTTTGCGCAGGGCCTCGCCATAGCGTTTCGATGGCCCGGTGTCGATTACCACCACGCCCTGTTCGGTGACGATGAACGCGGTGTTGACGATGTTGCCGCCGTTGCTCTTGGCGAAGTTATCGGTGCTGCCTTCCAGCAACCAGGTGTCTTCGGCGATCTGCCGGGGCTTGAGTGCGTAATCGGGATCGGCCAGGGCCGGCAGGCTCAAACTGATGAACAACAGCAGCATCCAGCGCATCACTCGCTCCTTGGGTCAGGGAATGGCCGCATCGAATTGATTGCCGCTGTTGTCGCGCAACACCAGGCGCGTCTGCCCTGCTCCTTCAATATCGAAGGCCAAATTGGGGTTTTCGTTGACCGCCGGGAACAACTCCAGACGCGCCAGCAGTTGATCGTTTTGATCGCGCAGCTCGGCCTGATTGATGAAGAATTCCGGGATGCCGCTGACCATGCCGTTGTCCATCGGGTGCGCCACCTGCAAACGCACGCGACTGAACTCGCCACGGGGATAGCGACCACCCAGCACTTCGCCGATGTGTTCCTCCCAACCCGGCTGAGTGCGCACCACGCTCGGTGCCGTGCAGCCGCCGCCTGCCGCGTCAATCAGGGTCGAGCCGACGTGCCACAGCCCGTCGCGGGTCAGTACCGCCGCGCGCAATGGCGTGGCCTGTTCAACGCGGATGCGGATCGACAGCCACGGCAGCACCCCGGTCAAGGGTTCGAAGTCGACGATTTTCGGCAGCGGATTGAGTTCGGCCCAGGCGAGGATTCGCACCACTTCATCCTTGAACGCCCGGGCGTCAATTTCCAGCGGAACTTGTCGGGCGTCTTCGGCAAATGGCGGCGCGAGCAACTTGACCCGCTCGTCGAACACGAACGGCGCGTCGCCGAGCATCTGCTTGTGATAAAACCCCCACATCACCGACGGCACCGGATCGACATCCGCCGCGTGCGCGGCCAGGGGTAACCAGCAGGCCAACAGACAACTCGCTCGCCAGTTCACTATTGATACATCTCGGGCACGTCATACCGCAGGCCGTAACGGGCATAAATGGCTTTCACCGAACCCTCGCGAATCAACGTTTCCAGCGCCTCTTCCACGGCGTAGGCCAGTTGCCGATTGCTTTCATGCACCGCCATGCCGATCTCCCAGAGCTGTTTGCCCATGTTCGGGTAGGCGTTTTCCGCCAGCGCCACTTGCGGGTCGGCGGCCTGATGGACTTGCCAGTCGATCTCGCCGCGCATGGCCATCACCGCATCGACTTCACCGGCCTTCATCGCGGCAAACGCCTGAGGTACACCTGGATAATGGCGGGTCTTTGCGGCGAGCATGCCGTTGAACACCGAGGTCAGGTAAAACGACGGCACGCTGTCGACTTCGACGCCGATCGGGTGTTGCTGGAACACCGCGACACTCGCCACCGAGTCCAGTCGACGACGGTCGTAAGCCACTTGCCATTGTTCGGTCTGGTACGGCCCGAACATCACCACATGGCCGTTTTCCAGCTCACCCAGTTCATTGCGTTTCTGTGAGTAATCGCGATCGTAGGGCACGCGCATCATCAGGTCGGCCAGTTGCTGGTTGTGCAACTGACTGGCCCGCCAGATGTAATCGCGCAGGTCGTCATCGAGCTTTTCCCCGGCGGGTGCCCAGATCAGTTTCAGGCGTACCCCCATGGCCTTGGCCAAGGCCTGGGCAAGTTCGACATCGACCCCGCGAGCCTCGCCAGCGTCTTCAAAGCTGTAGGGCGCGAAGTCCTTGTACACCGCGACTTTCAGCTCCGCGGCGGCGATCATTTCGTCATAGGTACGGACCTGCGCCTGCGCTGTCTGGCAACACAGCCACACAGCGCTGACCAACACCGCGAGCAAACGCATGGGTCACTCCTCGACGTGCACGCTGTCCAGGTAGGTGCGCACCGCCCACAAGGCTTCCTGACTCAGGTAGTCGGCCATCTTCGGCATGTACACCCGGCCGTCACGCACGGCGCCATGGCGCACGCGTTCGACGAACCATTCATCACCGGCCTCGCCGACGTCGAGCATGCGCAAGTCGGGCGCGATGCCGCCAGACTTGGCTTCCAGGCCATGACAGGCCGCGCAGTTCTGGTTGTAGGCCGAAGAACCGATTTCCAAAGCCTTATCGCGCTCAGGGGAGGAGCGGTAAGGGTTCGCCGCCGCCCAACCATCGGCATCGACCTGCACGCCGGCATCCTTGATCGGGGTCAGTCCCTGGGTTTCGACGGCTTGGGGTACCACGTTGCCGTGGGCCCAGACGGAACCTGCGTTGATGAAACCGGCCAGCAGTCCGGCAACGAGCAAGGCGTTGCGTTTTGTTGTCATTGTTCTGCCCTCAAGATTGCACGCAAAACCTCTTTGAAGAGGCTATGGCACCCATCTTAGGAACGGCTTTGCGCCAACCCCATGCTGCTTTGGTGGCCGAGGCCTACTCCCTTGGTAGTAGGGCTTGTGGCGCAGGCCCAACCAGTACCGGTCGGGCGCCGTGAAGCTTGTCGACGCCGATCAGGGTCAGGATCAGCAAAAACGGCAGGAGCAGTGCTTTGAGAATTCGCATGGTCAATCTCCCCCCTTGAGTGATGGCCGTTGTAGCCCATGCTAAAACCGCGCCGCCCGGGGTGAGTTACTACCTTGGTACTGGCTCATCGGTACTTTCTGCATATTTCCCCACCCTCCCAGGGTTCCTATGCTGACGCTACCTGTGATGGAGTGCCTTTATGCGCCAGCTCGCCCCTTATGCCTTGATCTACTTGCTGGCGATTGCCTGCGCCGCCGGGGTGGCGACCCAGGTTCAGGCGGCGGATGCGCCGTTGCAGGTGCGGATCGGCTACCTCGGTTATCGCCCCGATCCTGGGCCAGTGCTGTCGAATGTCATCCCCGAACCGACCGATGCCGGCCTGCGCGGCGCCGAACTGGCGATCACCGACAGCAACAGTACCGGGCACTTTCTCAATCACAGCTACAGCCTGGTCAGCGCCAGCGTCGACAATCCGGATGCGCTGATCGAAGCGGCCAAAGCCCAACACGAACAAGGCCTGCGTTTGTTTGTGGTGAATGCACCGGTGCAAACCCTGCGCAGACTCAGCGCCGTGCTACCCGACAGCCTGCTGTTCAATGCCGGCAGCCCCGATGACAGCCTGCGCAGCACCGATTGCTTGCCGAACGTGCTGCACAGCCTGCCAAGCCGCGTGATGCTGGCCGATGCGCTGGCGCAATTTCTGGTGCTGCGCAAATGGCAACGGGCGCTGCTGATCGTCGGCCCGACCGCAGACGATCAAGCCTATGCCGCCGCCCTGCGTCGCGCGGCCAAACGCTTCGGCTTGCAACTGGTGGCGGAGAAAGCCTGGAGTTTCGATAACGACCAGCGCCGCAGCGCCCAGGCCGACATGCCGCTGTTCACCCAGACCGCCGAGTACGACGTGGTGCTGGTGGCCGATGAGCGCGGTGACTTCGGCGAATACGTGCCCTACCAGACCTGGTATCCACGGCCGGTTGCCGGCACTCAAGGCCTGACCCCGGTGGGCTGGCACAAGACCGTAGAAACCTACGGCGCCGCGCAGTTGCAGAAACGCTTCGAAGCCCTGGCCGGGCGCTGGATGAACGACCGGGATTTTGCTGCCTGGATGGCCGTACGCAGCATTGCCAGTGCCGTGGGCAAATTGCGTGAGGCCGATGCCATGGCGATTCGTACGCTTGCAATCAGTGATCAATTGCCGCTGGACGGTTTCAAGGGCCGCAAGCTCAGTTATCGGCCGTGGAACGGTCAGTTGCGCCAGCCGATCCCCATCGTGCAACCCCGGGCGCTGGTAAGCACCTCGCCGCAAGACGGTTTCCTGCACCCTGTCAACGAAATGGACAGCTTGGGTTACGACAAAGCCGAGGTCAGCTGCCGCTTTCTCTGATCCTTTTTTCACGACAACAACAATAAGGAATCTGCCATGCGCCGCACCCTGCTTTCCTGCGCCCTGCTGCTCGCCGCCGGGCACGCCGCTGCCAGCACCGCCTGGGTCTCCAACGAAAAGGACAACAGCCTGAGCCTGATCGATCTGCAGACCCTGAAAGTCACCGAGACCCTGCCCGTCGGCCAGCGCCCGCGCGGCCTGTTGCTTTCCCACGACAATAAGCTGCTGTACATCTGCGCCAGCGATTCGGATCGGGTCCAGGTGATGGACGTCGCCACGCGCAAGATCATCAAGGAACTGCCCTCGGGCAAGGACCCTGAGCAATTCGCCCTGCACCCCAACAATCGTTGGCTGTATGTCTCCAACGAGGACGATGCACTGGTGACGGTGATCGACACCGAAACTTCCAAGGTGCTCGGCCAGATCAATGTCGGCGTCGAGCCTGAAGGCATGGCCGTCAGCCCCGACGGCAAGTGGGCGGTGAACACCAGTGAAACCACCAACATGCTGCACTGGATCGACACCGGCACCCAGACCTTGGCCGACAACACCCTGGTCGATCAGCGGCCGCGTTTCGTCGAATTCAATCCCGATGGCTCGCAGCTTTGGGCCTCGGCGGAAATCGGCGGCACGGTGACGATTCTCGACGTCGCCAGCCGCAAGATCCTCAAGACCCTGACCTTCCAAATCAAAGGCGTACATCCGGACAAAGTCCAACCGGTGGGGATCAAACTCAGCGCCGACGGCAAGTACGGTTTCGTCGCGCTCGGCCCGGCCAACCATGTGGCAGTGATCGACGCCAAGACCTTCGAGATCCTTGATTACCTGCTGGTGGGCCGACGGGTCTGGCAGATGTCGTTCACCCCGGATCAACGGCAATTGCTGGCCACTAATGGCGTCAGCGGCGATGTATCGGTGATCGACGTGGACAGCCTCAAGGTCACTAAATCGGTGAAGGTCGGGCGCTATCCGTGGGGCGTGGTGGTGACGCCATGAACGCTCTTGAAGTCAGCGACCTGAGTTTCGCTTACGGCCAGCGCGAGGCCTTGCGTCAGGTGAGTTTCAGCCTGGCACCCGGGCGTTTTGCCGCGCTGCTGGGACCGAACGGCGCGGGCAAGTCGACGCTGATCGCCCTGCTCACGCGCCTTTATGATGTGCAGCGCGGTGATATTCGGGTCGGTGGCTGCTCCTTGCGCACCTCGGCACGTCCGGCGTTGAAGCAATTGGGTGTGGTGTTCCAGCAAAGCACTTTGGATCTGGACCTTAGCGTCGAGCAGAACTTGCGTTACCACGCCGCGCTGCATGGATTATCTCGACGCCAGACCGGCCTTCGGGTCGACGCCGAACTGACGCGCCAGGCCCTGACCGAGCGCCGTCGCGAGCGGGTGCGTGAACTCAATGGAGGTCATCGCCGGCGGGTGGAAATCGCCCGGGCATTGTTGCACGAGCCAAGCCTGTTGCTGCTCGACGAGGCGAGCGTCGGCCTCGATCCGGCCAGTCGCCTGGCGCTCAACCAACACATCCGCAGCCTGTGCCGCGAGCACAACATCAGTGTGCTCTGGACCACTCATTTGCTGGATGAAGTGCAGCCCAGCGACGACTTGCTGATCCTGCATCAAGGCCGTTTGGTGGCCAGCGGACAGGCCGACGCCCTAAGCCTTGAACACGGCGGCGACCTCGGTTCGGCCTTCGCTCGCCTGACCACCTCGCCCTCTTCAGGAGCAGTCGTCAGATGAACGCTTACTGGCAATGTTTCAGCGGTATCGTGCTGCGCGAATGGCTGCGTTTTGTGTTGCAGCGCACGCGTTTTCTCAGTGCGTTGGTGCGGCCGTTGCTGTGGCTGCTGGTGTTCGCCGCCGGTTTTCGCGCGGCACTCGGCATCGCCATCATCGAGCCCTACGACACCTACATTCCCTATGAGGTTTACATCATCCCGGGCCTGGCCTGCATGATCCTGTTGTTCAACGGCATGCAAGGT
The Pseudomonas lini DNA segment above includes these coding regions:
- a CDS encoding YVTN family beta-propeller repeat protein, producing the protein MRRTLLSCALLLAAGHAAASTAWVSNEKDNSLSLIDLQTLKVTETLPVGQRPRGLLLSHDNKLLYICASDSDRVQVMDVATRKIIKELPSGKDPEQFALHPNNRWLYVSNEDDALVTVIDTETSKVLGQINVGVEPEGMAVSPDGKWAVNTSETTNMLHWIDTGTQTLADNTLVDQRPRFVEFNPDGSQLWASAEIGGTVTILDVASRKILKTLTFQIKGVHPDKVQPVGIKLSADGKYGFVALGPANHVAVIDAKTFEILDYLLVGRRVWQMSFTPDQRQLLATNGVSGDVSVIDVDSLKVTKSVKVGRYPWGVVVTP
- a CDS encoding ABC transporter ATP-binding protein, with amino-acid sequence MNALEVSDLSFAYGQREALRQVSFSLAPGRFAALLGPNGAGKSTLIALLTRLYDVQRGDIRVGGCSLRTSARPALKQLGVVFQQSTLDLDLSVEQNLRYHAALHGLSRRQTGLRVDAELTRQALTERRRERVRELNGGHRRRVEIARALLHEPSLLLLDEASVGLDPASRLALNQHIRSLCREHNISVLWTTHLLDEVQPSDDLLILHQGRLVASGQADALSLEHGGDLGSAFARLTTSPSSGAVVR